Proteins from a single region of Neodiprion virginianus isolate iyNeoVirg1 chromosome 4, iyNeoVirg1.1, whole genome shotgun sequence:
- the LOC124303960 gene encoding calcineurin-binding protein cabin-1-like isoform X1 — MIKISALNEDSSEESEDEDVPTITKEAQEQIALTEYNKALDLLRQNRNEDALTLLKDLLDTELLDQVEKPEIPDGRPRPMLSLKYSCFKNIGAIQAQMGNYQDAIDNYWEATNLDDTDVMLWYKLGTLATKTYNLELACSSFKYGLKCNPNHWPSLDSIITVLYAVPDYMSCLLYISMALERDSSYIKGLAFRDKIFKDIPSFEECYKVYNSDWELDPSIDTEYDRVVGVKLLAEARDLAEKWSEACRPEFCLKPLPDLVLNKPIAELTWLNLGESLISMHSHITDNNYNFVSHIKLHIHQADTRGKDDGNATGANCIDVEPGGIEKQQNTESVINFVRIEETHNQIFEDKSIMLVDEDGDEVQALDSENDIQNDADHFDRKNDTPTSDLKDNIDTDMEVDMEDERKSSSSDIQIIEDEDPLKMLDPEDLQLEEPIVNKKSNQITSETETDLEKFSSSKCREQVVSSEDKSSEKEPLNEKLDEKLSHKSDGAATDKSLDKPSKTEDKSSEKTDDKEEGRKVKKRRRSSLCFLEQWAWSSGSMRRSARVRSSNRREAERDDVQLEESLKRIFPSTLLPDTVRLRKENPLKSMEDSMDTMDLYRLFACRENGSNTTEGSKSSESSKPGSPISNENQELYFGTDKEKADVAAFIAEHTEKSNLMIIMAKFTEFLCTKWNHVWPKGLPEVYLETYVFTRQHIPHPSPFNDDADDNILKLDAEMTLLYGELHTDRWLNNKPGILPSSTVDKMGTGLPSEELGQIIFTSVRDDLFNEQYVLFFFRVLWLKANLFLCQGDTDIVIESLESLLCHLKELQGKGDNMFLKLPNCKHNSYISVKSVEKMLISVQRGKKLREIQYLHEEKKYFELASILQDTFKFAKQQNKLMVNNDEVIDRAEQLSMLLNSLWQLGQYEDCYIWSEACLNEAWRNYLNATDEIEQKKWTTAVLNCLTRLEACVSEVSTFVVRYLPASRLTRLVQNLVHIVCYQLDVPENAIEMPLETVLPWILLHHILQHEEDKERAKPIVQQKNKSHDFNNSDSDDEEEDIPASLMLLFTAHEFLGRRSWCCINEAKLLLFVMNVTIPRLKTPQLNHIRDKLWKYVEQVLYCLYAYPSKTNKSKAKYLEEHGVPQMKLTWEAAQQLYDFYKLDVLPAIDDYKVLSISSEMESLFKKITRLVPPESDPALIADDMLAYIRRDREKMPTVSKPLPYQISSIYYLLGDYYFKSSDWSHGIRYYLLDLCLHPLRFNSWAGLAMATGTQLQIRLNSCQTLKNENSFLDKAKIAQYSYQRASELTPGHSVTWIEYGNFVYMVHSFCSRVLKQEAHKLSMEKFEILETRKDTMLELAAHCFLSANRLLNETAGLQDDRWLTYYILGKIAEKKNEDPPVFLENYHKASLFLYENNASYPRKINYSNPHNLSVEALEVYYRIHASILKYLEQHEGKPLKKSLGLLFQQYLKNCANSAFMRYQSKSNLKKGEEDGSDSDSRIISKDTKKIIEYPRHITTLEQCSNSIEEIEIIDKSKDRLEAGKLHDQTKKRSREDTNDPTKRVKLNNISHLQLMQDVVALIDDLITKVCEITHSQETSEEDVVTLTSSDENEDLRSEKHKLNAVERVDTDCTQAKTEESKDNVADSSKAMGEQVDNVVKEENIQDLMDVLMKQAMEISQEETQQSSPDDEDIRKSEGRWLQNEDSSGKEIKQRQEEKKKLPVEVIKDDVALRRRGSQESTTTTQTTTTTETNNSSSSSSDDSSSSDDSSDSDTSSLSDSDSDSDAEKKKKTIEQTEEFLTDEEVGTLTAYCLAGLEQCILRFPQHYKSFYRLSHFFFNNKTKDITKCKDLLLGTYNCQFYPGKSFQGLFYERKSSNFFNGVWRIPVEEVDRGGSFASHMSKCITLLMQVLKETNDSDMLMELGSQLSKKPEYDKKYLRDSEREQLSDQAMTLCLQSLRTRVSTMGPPTGAETTSSWKNNSRIQVLLDVYKTYQCVQKHFTNMDVKNVADLLSDTYKSYIGNRNLEGNVLDTATKWCQQQIALNKTAVPISAPTVNAQAASAAIASPIPVTITQLPVTTTFTQYSQSRKPYKTSSSSSGRPRGRPPNINKYHQTMQQNANMFNQFGVKSGFGNYLGQHGSSGLLSSYFMNPLMDTNVLTAMLANMSSNMIDPATLATLNYLNQVGGIGGYQEVIRQYQNSLSTMTSMASGLNAISSTVPNISNVTTMSTASSSANSAGSLGHVGHLGSLANLGNLGNLGNLNNLGNLTMQQYLSLSNTTSSISRTTPIYHQATPKATTTTTTTTMTKEKPNISITPVNTSSTHKSSTKSSKSSSSNDTLSVHTSKSQIVQPPKTATQVSLLKPSVIQQVKSLPPKQMSAPQIRVSKTLTEPQPAHKSSLSHSPVLKSASSTSPSSLPQAAHSGISSSMAMKPLIQMNLPSQGSGTSLQHKLLSKKQHQQAHLSANIVCPPKKQKTAKKLPAIPSSYQNLINSIPNISSMSQAPYLSAELSGISLSQLPPLSGSKGSSSKGTGYRKTSNKSKSAVTDVASTLSNPICQSQSVEAMSVLSQLQQHSHLEIIPQHKSQPKPGMDFPIGLPSSLSVTQQKIIASDPLRPPVTDNMSVYELSRGKPMTTSSSTLKKSEKLKKDGVEIITLDD, encoded by the exons atgattaaaatatcCGCATTGAACGAAGATTCAAGCGAGGAGAGCGAAGACGAGGATGTACCGACGATAACTAAGGAAGCTCAG GAACAAATCGCGCTCACGGAGTACAACAAAGCCTTGGACCTACTTCGACAGAATAGGAACGAAGACGCCTTGACGCTCCTGAAAGATCTTCTTGACACTGAACTGTTAGATCAAGTTGAAAAGCCTGAGATTCCCGATGGCAGACCACGGCCAATGCTGTCCCTCAAATATTCTTGTTTTAAAAACATCGGCGCGATACAGGCACAAATGGGAAATTATCAAGACGCGATAGACAATTACTGGGAAGCTACGAATCTCGACGATACAGATGTGATGCTTTGGTACAAACTGGGAACTCTGGCTACGAAGACTTACAACCTTGAATTAGCCTGTTCATCTTTTAAATATGGTTTAAAATGTAATCCTAATCATTGGCCAAGTCTAGATAGCATAATAACTGTCTTGTATGCAGTTCCTGATTATATGAGTTGCcttttatatatttcaatgGCTTTGGAGAGGGATTCCAGTTACATTAAAGGACTGGCCTTcagagataaaattttcaaagatattCCTAGCTTTGAAGAATGCTACAAGGTTTACAATAGCGATTGGGAATTGGACCCGTCAATAGACACAGAATATGATCGCGTTGTTGGAGTTAAATTATTGGCAGAGGCTAGAGACCTGGCTGAAAAATGGTCTGAAGCTTGTAGACCAGAATTTTGCCTTAAGCCACTTCCAGATTTGGTCTTAAACAAACCCATTGCTGAGTTGACGTGGCTCAATTTAGGAGAAAGCTTAATCAGCATGCATTCACACATTACAGACAATAATTATAACTTTGTCAGCCACATTAAGCTCCATATACACCAGGCAGACACAAGAGGAAAAGATGATGGAAATGCCACAGGTGCAAACTGCATCGATGTTGAACCTGGAGGGATTGAGAAACAACAAAACACTGAAAGCGTCATAAATTTTGTTAGGATCGAAGAAACGcataatcaaatttttgaagataaaagCATTATGCTTGTCGACGAAGATGGAGATGAAGTTCAAGCGTTAGATAGTGAAAATGATATCCAAAACGACGCTGATCATTTCGACAGAAAAAATGATACGCCGACTTCTGACCTTAAAGATAACATTGATACTGATATGGAAGTCGATATGGAAGATGAAAGGAAATCATCTTCTAGTGATATTCAAATAATAGAAGATGAAGATCCTTTAAAGATGTTGGATCCAGAAGACCTGCAACTGGAAGAACcaattgttaataaaaagtCGAATCAGATTACCTCAGAGACTGAGActgatttagaaaaattctcaTCTAGTAAATGCAGGGAGCAAGTTGTCAGTTCGGAAGATAAGTCGAGCGAAAAAGAACCGCTCAACGAAAAGTTAGATGAGAAACTAAGTCATAAGTCAGATGGTGCAGCCACAGACAAATCTTTGGACAAACCTTCGAAAACTGAAGATAAATCCAGCGAAAAAACAGACGACAAAGAAGAAGGTAGGAAAGTAAAGAAGCGACGTAGAAGTTCACTTTGTTTTTTGGAACAATGGGCTTGGAGCAGTGGAAGTATGAGGAGGTCGGCACGAGTTCGAAGTTCAAATCGACGCGAGGCGGAACGAGATGATGTTCAGTTAGAAGAATCGCTCAAAAGAATATTCCCCAGTACTTTATT ACCAGACACTGTGCGCCTCAGAAAAGAAAATCCACTGAAATCTATGGAGGATTCAATGGATACAATGGATTTGTACAGACTATTTGCATGTCGTGAAAATGGAAGCAACACTACGGAAGGTTCCAAGAGTTCAGAGAGCTCAAAACCTGGCAGTCCTATATCTaa tGAGAATCAAGAGCTGTACTTTGGCACGGACAAGGAAAAAGCTGATGTGGCAGCATTCATCGCTGAACATACCGAAAAAAGTAATCTAATGATTATTATGGCCaagtttactgaatttttgtGCACAAAATGGAATCATGTCTGGCCCAAAGGATTGCCTGAAGTATATTTggaaacatatgtatttaccAG GCAGCACATTCCGCATCCTTCACCCTTCAATGACGATGCGGAcgataatattttaaaacttGATGCCGAGATGACACTTTTGTATGGAGAATTGCATACAGATAGATGGCTGAATAATAAACCAGGCATTTTGCCTAGTTCAAC TGTTGATAAAATGGGCACTGGACTGCCATCCGAGGAGTTGGGTCAAATAATATTCACGAGTGTTCGAGATGATTTGTTCAATGAGCAGTACGTGTTATTCTTCTTCAGAGTCCTCTGGTTAAAAGCTAACTTATTTTTGTGCCAAGGGGACACTGATATCGTGATTGAAAGCTTAGAATCG CTATTATGTCATCTAAAGGAATTACAAGGCAAAGGTGACAATATGTTTCTGAAACTTCCGAACTGCAAACATAATTCGTATATAAGCGTTAaatctgttgaaaaaatgCTGATTTCAGTACAAAG AGGCAAAAAACTTCGAGAGATTCAATACTTGCATGAAGAGAAAAAGTATTTCGAGTTAGCTAGCATTTTGCAAGATACATTCAAATTTGCGAAACAACAGAACAAGCTAATGGTAAATAATGATGAAGTTATTGATCGAGCTGAGCAACTTTCGATGCTACTTAATAGCTTGTGGCAGCTTGGACAATATGAG GATTGTTACATCTGGTCAGAGGCATGTCTGAATGAAGCATGGCGCAATTATTTAAATGCCACCGATgaaatagaacaaaaaaagtGGACAACGGCTGTATTAAATTGTCTCACAAGACTCGAGGCTTGTGTTTCAGAAGTCAGTACTTTTGTAG TACGATATCTACCTGCCTCGCGTCTTACGAGATTGGTACAAAATTTGGTTCATATAGTTTGCTACCAACTAGATGTACCGGAAAATGCTATTGAAATGCCTTTGGAAACAGTGTTGCCCTGGATTCTGTTGCATCATATTCTGCAACa TGAGGAAGACAAAGAACGGGCTAAGCCAATAGtacagcaaaaaaataaatcgcaTGATTTTAACAACTCCGACTCTgatgacgaagaagaagacaTTCCTGCTTCGTTGATGCTCTTATTCACGGCTCATGAATTTCTTGGACGACGTTCTTGGTGTTGCATCAACGAAGCAAAGCTATTGCTATTCGTTATGAATGTCACAATACCACGGTTAAAAACGCCTCAACTAAATCATATTAGAGATAAACTTTGGAAATATGTTGAGCAAGTTCTCTACTGCTTGTATGCCTATCCGAGTAAAACCAATAAATCTAAAGCAAAATATTTGGAGGAGCACGGAGTGCCGCAAATGAAATTGACCTGGGAAGCAGCTCAACAGTTATACGATTTCTATAAACTTGATGTATTACCTGCTATAGATGATTACAAGGTACTGTCAATTTCGTCAGAAATGGAGAGccttttcaaaaaaataacacgCTTAGTTCCACCGGAGAGCGATCCAGCCTTAATAGCCGATGACATGTTGGCATATATAaggagagacagagaaaaaatGCCTACTGTCTCAAAACCTTTGCCATATCAGATATCCTCGATCTATTATTTGCTGGGAGACTACTATTTCAAGTCGAGCGATTGGTCGCATGGTATTCGATACTATTTATTGGACTTATGCCTACATCCTCTAAGATTTAATTCATGGGCTGGTCTCGCCATGGCTACTGGTACGCAGCTACAAATCAGATTAAATAGCTGCCAAACCCTTAA GAATGAAAATAGCTTTTTGGACAAAGCTAAAATTGCTCAATATAGTTATCAGCGAGCTAGTGAATTAACTCCTGGACACTCGGTTACCTGGATCGAATATGGAAATTTTGTGTACATGGTTCACTCCTTCTGTTCTCGAGTTCTTAAACAAGAAGCTCACAAGTTGAGTATGGAGAAGTTTGAGATATTGGAAACAAGGAAAGATACGATGCTTGAACTTGCTGCTCATTGTTTCTTATCAGCAAATAGGCTGTTGAATGAAACTGCGGGATTACAGGACGACAGATGGTTGACTTACTATATCCTTGGAAAGATTgccgagaagaaaaatgaagacCCTCCtgtatttttagaaaattatcataag GCCAGTTTATTTCTGTATGAAAACAACGCAAGCTACCctcgaaaaatcaattacaGCAACCCTCACAACCTTTCGGTTGAAGCATTAGAAGTTTATTATAGAATACACGCGAGTATATTAAAATATCTTGAGCAGCATGAGGGAAAacctttgaaaaaatctctgGGTTTATTGTTCCAACAGTATTTAAAGAACTGTGCAAATAGTGCCTTCATGAGGTATCAGTCAAAAAGCAATCTTAAGAAAGGGGAAGAAGATGGGTCAGATTCTGATAGTAGAATTATTTCTAAGGATacaaagaaaattatcgagTATCCTCGACACATCACAACATTAGAACAATGTTCGAATAGTATCGAAGAAATTGAGATTATTGATAAATCCAAAGATAGATTAGAAGCTGGTAAGCTGCACGATCAAACCAAGAAACGCTCTAGAGAGGACACAAACGATCCTACAAAGcgagtaaaattaaataatatctCGCATTTACAATTAATGCAAGACGTGGTTGCATTGATAGATGACTTGATAACAAAAGTTTGCGAAATTACTCATTCTCAAGAGACTTCAGAGGAAGACGTCGTCACATTGACATCTAGCGATGAAAATGAGGACTTGAGATCTGAGAAGCATAAATTAAATGCTGTGGAAAGAGTTGACACAGACTGTACACAGGCAAAGACTGAGGAATCCAAAGACAATGTTGCAGACTCATCAAAGGCAATGGGAGAACAGGTTGATAACGTAgtaaaggaagaaaatattcaggatttgaTGGATGTACTAATGAAACAAGCAATGGAAATAAGCCAAGAAGAAACCCAACAATCATCTCCTGATGATGAAGATATTAGAAAATCTGAAGGAAGGTGGCTACAAAATGAAGATTCCTCA GGCAAAGAAATCAAACAGAgacaagaagagaaaaaaaagttaccgGTTGAAGTAATCAAAGATGATGTGGCTTTGCGCCGCAGAGGATCGCAGGAAAGTACAACTACAACTCAGACGACAACTACAACTGAAACTAATAACTCAAGTTCAAGCAGCAGCGATGATTCGAGCAGCAGTGACGATAGCTCTGATAGTGATACATCCAGTCTCAGTGACAGTGACTCTGACAGTGATgccgaaaagaaaaagaaaacaatcgaACAAACAG AAGAATTTTTAACCGATGAAGAAGTTGGTACTTTAACGGCCTATTGCCTAGCAGGTCTAGAGCAATGCATACTGCGTTTCCCACAACATTACAAATCTTTTTATCGTCTCTCGCActtcttttttaataataaaactaaAGATATTACAAAATGCAAAGATCTACTGTTGGGCACATATAATTGCCAATTTTATCCAGGAAAATCATTCCAAGGTCTTTtctatgaaagaaaaagttccaatttttttaat GGTGTGTGGCGAATTCCTGTCGAGGAAGTTGATAGAGGTGGCAGCTTTGCTTCACACATGTCCAAGTGCATTACGCTTCTTATGCAAGTTCTGAAGGAAACTAATGACAGCGATATGCTTATGGAACTGGGATCACAGCTGTCTAAAAAACCTGAATATGATAA GAAATATTTAAGAGACTCTGAAAGAGAACAACTTTCTGATCAAGCAATGACGTTATGCTTACAATCACTACGCACAAGAGTTTCAACAATGGGTCCTCCTACTGGTGCCGAAACCACATCCTCGTGGAAAAACAATTCTAGAATACAAGTTCTTCTTGATGTTTACAAAACATATCAATGTGTACAGAAACATTTCACGAATATGGATGTGAAGAATGTTGCCGATCTCTTGTCGGATACTTATAAATCATACATTGGAAATAGG AATCTTGAAGGAAATGTTCTGGACACAGCAACTAAATGGTGTCAACAACAAATAGCTTTGAATAAAACTGCAGTGCCCATTAGTGCTCCGACTGTCAATGCACAAGCTGCGTCAGCTGCTATCGCTAGCCCAATTCCT GTCACAATTACTCAGCTGCCGGTTACGACAACTTTCACGCAGTATTCTCAGAGTCGTAAGCCTTACAAAACTTCATCAAGTAGTTCCGGTCGTCCAAGAGGACGACCACCAAACATCAACAAATATCACCAAACGATGCAACAAAATGCAAACATGTTTAACCAATTCGGTGTGAAAAGCGGTTTTGGCAACTACCTTGGTCAACATGGCAGCTCTGGGCTTCTGAGTTCATATTTCATGAATCCTCTAATGGATACGAATGTTCTAACTGCTATGCTAGCTAACATGAGTAGTAACATGATCGATCCTGCTACTTTGGCTACTTTGAATTATCTGAATCAAGTAGGCGGAATCGGAGGGTATCAAGAAGTTATCAGACAGTATCAGAATAGTTTATCCACTATGACTAGTATGGCTAGTGGTTTGAATGCGATTTCAAGTACTGTACCAAACATCAGTAATGTCACAACGATGAGTACCGCAAGTAGTAGTGCTAATTCTGCAGGTAGCTTGGGCCATGTAGGTCACTTGGGGAGTTTGGCAAACCTGGGAAACCTGGGCAATCTGGGCAATCTGAATAATTTGGGAAATCTTACGATGCAACAGTATCTAAGTTTGAGTAATACGACATCGTCTATATCCAGAACTACTCCCATTTATCATCAAGCCACCCCaaaagcaacaacaacaaccacaACGACCACAATGACCAAGGAAAAGCCcaatatttcaataactccTGTTAATACTTCATCCACTCACAAATCTTCCACTAAATCCTCTAAAAGCAGCTCCAGCAACGATACATTGTCAGTTCATACTTCCAAGTCTCAAATTGTCCAGCCACCCAAAACAGCAACACAAGTGTCGCTATTAAAACCTTCGGTAATTCAGCAAGTTAAATCCTTACCACCAAAGCAAATGAGCGCTCCGCAAATTCGAGTTTCCAAAACCCTGACCGAGCCTCAACCTGCGCACAAAAGTTCATTGTCGCATTCACCGGTTTTAAAGAGTGCCAGCTCTACAAGTCCGTCCTCTCTACCCCAGGCTGCACATTCTGGAATCAGCTCATCCATGGCAATGAAACCTCTGATTCAGATGAACTTGCCGTCTCAGGGTTCTGGCACGTCCTTGCAGCATAAATTATTATCTAAGAAACAACATCAACAGGCCCACCTATCAGCAAACATAGTCTGTCCACCCAAAAAGCAGAAAACAGCAAAAAAGCTTCCAGCAATTCCTAGCAGCTAccaaaatttgataaacagTATACCCAACATCTCGTCTATGTCTCAAGCGCCTTATCTTTCTGCAGAATTGAGTGGCATTTCACTTAGCCAACTGCCTCCACTATCCGGATCAAAGGGGTCGAGCTCAAAGGGAACTGGGTACAGAAAAACATCTAATAAATCAAAATCAGCAGTAACAGACGTAGCTAGTACTCTCTCCAACCCCATCTGTCAATCGCAATCCGTAGAAGCGATGTCCGTACTGTCGCAACTCCAACAACATTCCCATTTGGAAATAATTCCGCAGCACAAAAGCCAACCCAAGCCCGGTATGGATTTCCCAATAGGACTACCATCGTCGCTTAGTGTTACTCAACAAAAAATCATCGCTTCCGACCCACTCAGGCCCCCCGTTACTGATAACATGTCTGTATACGAACTCAGTAGAGGAAAACCCATGACTACATCTAGTagtactttgaaaaaatcagaaaagttgaaaaaagacGGTGTTGAAATAATCACTTTGGATGattag